The stretch of DNA AGCAACCAGGATATAGCGGACCTAGGAGCCTATTATGCTAGTTTGCCCAAAGCACGTACGGCGCCGACCACATATGATGAGTCCTTACCTGCACTTGTCCGTGTTGGAGACCCAATGCGCAACATCGCTCCCTGCATCTCATGCCATGGCGGTACGGACCAAAAGCTAGGGGCTCCGTGGCTCGAGGGAATGCCAAAAGAGTACCTCATACTTCAGCTAGAAGCCTTTAAGCAAGGTCATCGCCGCAACGACCCGCAGCAGCAGATGCGAAACGTAGTTCGACTTATGACTGCAGAAGAGATTAATGAAGTGTCGACGTTCTATGCGAGGAAAGCTGCTGTCGCAGGCCACTAAGTCGAGGTAGAGGGGGCCAAACACAACACAATGTGTGGTAGCTCTCACTCTCGGTTATCGCCTGCAGCAGGTTGCCAAGCAGATTCATGAGACTAAATGACCCAAGCCGGTTTATTTAAGTTTGATGAGCATTCAATTGACACATACTGTTGTTCGTCCGTAAGATTAAATTTGGTGTATTTTTTAAGGGCGCCGTATCAGATGGTCGCCGTTTCACGTTACTGCCCAGCCGTGCTCGTATCCCACTCCACAGCGGCTTTTCTCATCGTTGTAGCTTCACCTCCTTCTTACGTTCCGGTCGCGACACTTGGCTACGCACTGCGTGGATAAGACGGTCTGCACGCTTCTGCCTCGTGATATCCACTGGGCTACTAGTCGCTGGAGGGGGCAACTGGACTACTGGTGAACGGTGCTGCGTCCGGTCCATGACGTCGAGCACGTCCTGATTGACGAGATTGACGTAGACATCGGCCATGAATGTTGACTTATGACCCAGGACCTTCCTCAGTTGATGGCTATTGAAGCCACGACGCGCGAAGTCAGTTGCAGCGAGGTGTCGTAGGTCTCTGAACTGCAGTTTCGGCACGCCGGCCTTCACGCGTACGCCGTCCCATGCCATGTCCACAGCATTAGCGCTAAGCGGAAAAACGTAACCAGAGTCATCCCGCGGCATTTGGCTGAACACCGTGACCGCGCGAACAGTGAGAGGAATCGCAACCTGGCCGCTTTTCGAAGGGACCGTCACGATGCGACCGTCGAGGTCGACCTGGTCCCAACGCATTGCCAGCAAACTTGCTCTACGCAGTGTTGTCTGCAAACTGATTTCGACGAGCGGCCAAAAATAAGGGTTGTCACATCCTGCGAGCGCGTTCCAAAGCGCCTTTCTCTGCTCCGTGGAAATAAACACGAACCGCATCTCAGATTTGCCAAGCTTGATGCCTTTGCAAGGATTGTCAAACCCTTTCCAGTTCCACTCGCCGGCCGCCATATTGAACAAATGCTTGAGGAGCGCGACCTCCTTCTGAATTGTGCTGTCGCTCAGCCCGTCTTGTTTCATATCGCTGACCAAACGTCGAATGTCCGCAGTGGAAATGACGCTGCAGCGCTTGCTGGCCAGCTCAGCAATGCGAGCATAAGTTTGCTCCCGAGCTGTGCGCCGTATCTCGTTGTGACGTTGGAAGGCGCTGGGCAGTTCGCGCAAAGGCCGCTCTATTAACGTAGAGCCCCCGGCCGCATTCGCAACGGACTTCAGCGGAGCACGTCCGGCCGCCTCTAGGTAGTGGTTGATGCGATTAAGTTCGCTGACAACACCGCCCTTGTTGACGGTGTAGAGCCCAGCATAATGGAACAAGGCGTCGGCCAGTGTCGCGACGGTGGGTCCGCCCAGTTCGGGTGCGCAAAGCGAATCCGCATTGGCCAACTGTTCGGCTATCCATTGGACCGCGTCATCGTACTTTTCAAAGTCCTTGGTCGGACGGGTGCGATTTGATAGCGTGACGGTAGCGCGCCACTTGTCGCGATACTTGAATGGTTTAGGTCCCTTAGCCATTGAGACCTCCCGACGCTGCGCACGTTGGCGCATCCGTGGTATGGTTCAGTGATACATGATTCATGTCGTTTCCCTTATTTGTTTAAGGGACAACGAGGTTGAAAGACCCGGATGCCGACTACGGCACAGTACGCTTTCAACCCTAGCGCGAGGCGCCTACACGCACGTGGCCGCAAGAAACCGCAGGAAAGCGTGTCTTGCGGGAAAAACGTGCGCTACCATTTGCGCTATCAAAACCACCAATTAGACCGTAAACGACAAAGACCTTCCGAAGAAGGCCTTTGTTTTCAACGCTTTATTCTGGCTCCCCGACCTGGACTCGAACCAGGGACCTGCGGATTAACAGTCCGTCGCTCTAC from Massilia varians encodes:
- a CDS encoding site-specific integrase, whose protein sequence is MAKGPKPFKYRDKWRATVTLSNRTRPTKDFEKYDDAVQWIAEQLANADSLCAPELGGPTVATLADALFHYAGLYTVNKGGVVSELNRINHYLEAAGRAPLKSVANAAGGSTLIERPLRELPSAFQRHNEIRRTAREQTYARIAELASKRCSVISTADIRRLVSDMKQDGLSDSTIQKEVALLKHLFNMAAGEWNWKGFDNPCKGIKLGKSEMRFVFISTEQRKALWNALAGCDNPYFWPLVEISLQTTLRRASLLAMRWDQVDLDGRIVTVPSKSGQVAIPLTVRAVTVFSQMPRDDSGYVFPLSANAVDMAWDGVRVKAGVPKLQFRDLRHLAATDFARRGFNSHQLRKVLGHKSTFMADVYVNLVNQDVLDVMDRTQHRSPVVQLPPPATSSPVDITRQKRADRLIHAVRSQVSRPERKKEVKLQR